From one Gammaproteobacteria bacterium genomic stretch:
- a CDS encoding PhoH family protein, translating into MDPALARSASVHPQSSDLVLEPADNQRLARLCGQLDEHIKQIERGLGVEISNRGNMFRITGPATSAQAARRLLKQLYDETAKAPPLTPARVHLLLQSVDAEPAVGESSAQTQDITTRNAYITPRGTNQRRYVENVRSFDINFGVGPAGTGKTYLAVACAVEALEREEVRRILLVRPAVEAGERLGFLPGDMAQKVDPYLRPLYDALYEMLGFERVSKLIERNVIEVAPLAFMRGRTLNESFIILDEAQNTTVEQMKMFLTRIGFGSTVVVTGDVTQIDLPRERVSGLRHAIEVLRDVEGISFVFFQARDVVRHPLVQSIVAAYDRAEGGRSGG; encoded by the coding sequence CCCCCAGTCCAGCGATCTGGTGCTGGAGCCCGCCGACAACCAGCGCCTGGCCCGGCTGTGCGGCCAGCTCGACGAGCATATCAAGCAGATCGAGCGCGGCCTCGGGGTGGAGATCAGCAACCGCGGCAACATGTTCCGTATCACGGGTCCGGCGACCTCCGCGCAGGCGGCGCGCCGCCTGCTGAAGCAGCTCTATGACGAGACCGCGAAGGCGCCGCCGCTGACACCGGCGCGGGTCCATCTGTTGCTGCAGTCGGTCGATGCCGAGCCCGCGGTAGGCGAGTCTTCCGCGCAGACGCAGGATATCACCACCCGTAACGCCTACATCACGCCGCGGGGAACGAACCAGCGCCGTTACGTGGAGAACGTGCGCAGCTTCGACATCAATTTCGGCGTCGGGCCCGCGGGGACGGGCAAGACGTATCTGGCCGTCGCCTGCGCCGTGGAGGCGCTTGAGCGTGAAGAGGTACGTCGCATCCTGCTGGTGCGGCCGGCGGTGGAAGCGGGTGAACGGCTCGGATTCCTGCCGGGCGACATGGCGCAGAAGGTCGATCCCTATCTGCGGCCGCTGTACGACGCCTTGTACGAGATGCTCGGTTTCGAGCGCGTCTCCAAGCTGATCGAGCGCAACGTGATCGAGGTCGCGCCGCTGGCCTTCATGCGCGGACGTACGTTGAACGAGTCCTTCATTATCCTGGACGAGGCCCAGAATACCACCGTGGAGCAGATGAAAATGTTCCTGACCCGTATCGGTTTCGGTTCGACCGTGGTGGTGACCGGTGACGTGACCCAGATCGATCTGCCGCGCGAGCGCGTATCGGGTCTGCGTCACGCGATCGAGGTGCTGCGGGATGTCGAGGGCATCAGTTTCGTGTTCTTCCAGGCGCGGGACGTGGTGCGCCACCCCCTGGTGCAGAGCATCGTCGCGGCCTATGACCGCGCCGAGGGCGGGCGGAGTGGCGGCTAG
- the ybeY gene encoding rRNA maturation RNase YbeY — MTAPRAGGVAARSGAEAVALELDVQYATGSLAGLPARRSIESWVRAALAGRRRGAQLAVRIVAEAEGRALNERYRRRAGPTNVLSFPFEPSGRMRPPPLGDIVLCAPVVQREAAEQGKPARAHWAHLVVHGVLHLLGHDHENSREAEHMEELERKILARLGYPDPYASERAAMRQNSKRQALTNERS, encoded by the coding sequence ATGACCGCGCCGAGGGCGGGCGGAGTGGCGGCTAGATCCGGAGCGGAGGCCGTGGCCCTGGAGCTGGACGTGCAGTACGCGACGGGATCGCTGGCCGGACTGCCGGCCCGGCGCAGCATCGAATCCTGGGTGCGGGCGGCGCTGGCCGGACGCCGGCGCGGCGCGCAACTGGCGGTGCGCATCGTCGCGGAAGCGGAGGGGCGTGCGCTCAACGAACGTTACCGGCGCCGCGCGGGACCGACCAATGTGCTGTCGTTTCCGTTCGAGCCTTCGGGACGGATGCGGCCACCGCCGCTGGGCGATATCGTGCTGTGCGCGCCGGTGGTGCAGCGTGAGGCGGCCGAGCAGGGCAAACCGGCGCGCGCGCACTGGGCGCACCTGGTCGTGCACGGCGTGCTGCATCTGCTGGGACACGATCACGAGAATTCACGCGAGGCGGAGCACATGGAAGAACTGGAACGCAAGATACTCGCCCGGCTGGGGTATCCCGATCCGTATGCGTCAGAACGGGCGGCGATGCGGCAAAATTCAAAACGACAGGCATTGACCAATGAACGAAGTTGA
- a CDS encoding CBS domain-containing protein: MNEVDSGSETAPRSWLDKISRALTGEPRSLQDLIEVLRDAQQRGLLDVDALAMIEGVLQVSEMRVRDIMIPRAQMVVVERDATLQQILPIITESAHSRFPVIGESKDEVVGILLAKDLLPYLIGGREHEFNVRDILRPAVFIPESKRLNMLLKEFRSARNHIALVVDEYGGIDGLVTIEDVLEQIVGEIVDEHDIDDNLYIMKHSEKRYTVKALTPIGDFNEYFNTQFSDEDYDTIGGLVMREFGRLPRRGEVRDIGSFRFKVLHADSRRIHLLQLTLVDLEAGETGAGVSAAEPPR; this comes from the coding sequence ATGAACGAAGTTGATTCGGGTTCCGAAACGGCCCCCCGCTCCTGGCTGGACAAGATCAGCAGGGCGTTGACCGGTGAGCCACGCAGTCTGCAGGACCTGATCGAGGTCCTGCGCGACGCGCAGCAGCGCGGCTTGCTGGACGTCGACGCGCTGGCGATGATCGAAGGGGTGCTGCAGGTGTCCGAGATGCGCGTGCGCGACATCATGATCCCGCGTGCCCAGATGGTGGTGGTCGAGCGCGACGCGACCCTGCAGCAGATCCTGCCGATCATCACCGAGTCGGCGCATTCGCGCTTTCCGGTCATCGGCGAAAGCAAGGATGAGGTGGTCGGCATCCTGCTGGCGAAGGACCTGCTGCCCTATCTGATCGGTGGCCGCGAGCATGAGTTTAACGTGCGCGACATCCTGCGTCCGGCGGTATTCATCCCCGAGAGCAAGCGTCTGAACATGCTGCTGAAGGAATTCCGGTCGGCGCGCAACCATATCGCTCTGGTCGTCGACGAGTACGGCGGTATTGACGGCCTGGTCACCATCGAGGACGTGCTGGAGCAGATCGTCGGCGAGATCGTCGACGAGCATGACATCGACGACAACCTCTACATCATGAAGCACAGCGAGAAGCGCTACACCGTAAAGGCCCTCACGCCGATCGGTGACTTCAACGAGTACTTCAACACCCAATTCAGCGACGAGGATTACGACACCATCGGCGGGCTCGTGATGCGCGAATTCGGTCGCCTGCCCCGGCGCGGAGAGGTGCGCGACATCGGTTCGTTCCGCTTCAAGGTGCTCCATGCGGACAGCCGCAGGATCCATCTGCTGCAGTTGACGCTGGTCGACCTCGAGGCCGGCGAGACCGGTGCCGGTGTGTCCGCGGCGGAACCTCCGCGCTGA
- the lnt gene encoding apolipoprotein N-acyltransferase, giving the protein MILASRWRGSLLALVAGALLPLAFSPFDLPLLAPACAALLFASWRGAEPRQALGRGYLSGLALFGLGVNWVYVSMHDFGGMSAAMSVAVTALLVAVLAVFPALAAYLSVRLSRPRGRESRVAILLIYPTVWTLFEWVRGWFLTGFPWLNLGYSQIDGPLAGLAPLIGVYGLSLAVALSGAVLLALFERRVSTAFRAVCLAALAGLWLGAVFAGTLEWTEPEGRPLRVSLVQGNVSQDMKWQPGMMEPTVALYRELSRAHWDSDLIVWPETAMPMYYLQAEPYLDELGEEARAHGSELLVGLIYLDPASGNYYNSMVSVGGESASRQVYHKHHLVPFTEYLPFNAVLGGLVDLLDVPMSDFSAGPARQAPFEVAGQQVGMSICYEDAFGEEMIRMLPRATLLVNVSNDAWFGRSVAPFQHLQIARMRALETGRPLLRSTNTGISALIGYRGELLATSPQFEVHVLSGEVQPRQGSTPYVRMGNAAFLALAGAMLLAGMMAAGRRR; this is encoded by the coding sequence ATGATCCTGGCGTCCCGCTGGCGGGGCAGTCTCCTGGCGCTGGTTGCCGGCGCGCTACTGCCCCTCGCGTTTTCCCCCTTCGATCTCCCTCTGCTGGCCCCGGCATGCGCCGCCCTGCTGTTCGCCTCCTGGCGCGGGGCGGAGCCGCGTCAGGCCTTGGGGCGCGGTTACCTGTCCGGTCTCGCCCTGTTCGGCCTCGGCGTGAACTGGGTGTACGTCAGCATGCACGATTTCGGCGGCATGAGCGCGGCGATGTCCGTGGCCGTGACCGCCCTGCTCGTTGCGGTGCTGGCGGTGTTTCCCGCGCTCGCCGCGTATCTGTCCGTGCGCCTGTCGCGCCCGCGGGGTCGTGAGTCGCGGGTGGCGATCCTGCTGATATATCCGACAGTATGGACCCTCTTCGAATGGGTCCGCGGCTGGTTTCTGACCGGATTCCCTTGGCTGAACCTCGGCTACAGCCAGATCGATGGGCCGCTGGCGGGGCTCGCGCCGCTGATCGGGGTCTATGGCCTCTCGCTGGCCGTCGCGCTGAGTGGCGCCGTGCTGCTGGCCCTGTTCGAGCGCCGCGTGTCCACCGCTTTCCGCGCGGTTTGCCTGGCCGCGCTGGCCGGCCTCTGGCTGGGCGCGGTGTTTGCCGGCACGCTCGAATGGACCGAGCCGGAGGGCCGACCCCTGCGCGTGAGCCTGGTGCAGGGCAATGTGTCACAGGATATGAAGTGGCAGCCGGGAATGATGGAGCCGACCGTCGCCCTGTATCGTGAATTATCGCGCGCCCACTGGGACAGCGACCTGATCGTCTGGCCGGAGACCGCGATGCCGATGTACTACCTGCAGGCCGAGCCCTACCTGGACGAACTGGGCGAGGAGGCGCGCGCGCACGGGTCCGAGTTGCTGGTCGGGCTGATCTACCTGGATCCCGCCTCCGGCAATTACTACAACAGCATGGTCAGCGTGGGCGGAGAGTCCGCGTCCCGCCAGGTGTATCACAAGCACCATCTGGTGCCGTTCACCGAGTATCTGCCGTTCAACGCGGTGCTGGGCGGCTTGGTGGATCTGCTCGACGTCCCGATGTCCGACTTCAGCGCCGGTCCCGCGCGGCAGGCCCCGTTCGAGGTGGCGGGACAGCAGGTCGGGATGTCGATCTGTTATGAGGACGCCTTCGGCGAGGAGATGATCCGCATGCTGCCGCGCGCCACGCTGCTGGTCAACGTCAGCAACGACGCCTGGTTCGGCCGTTCCGTGGCGCCCTTCCAGCACCTCCAGATTGCGCGCATGCGCGCGCTCGAGACCGGCCGGCCGCTGCTGCGGTCCACCAATACCGGCATCTCGGCGCTCATCGGATATCGCGGCGAACTGCTCGCCACCTCTCCCCAGTTCGAGGTTCATGTCCTGAGCGGCGAAGTGCAGCCGCGGCAGGGCTCGACACCCTATGTGCGGATGGGGAATGCGGCCTTTCTGGCGCTTGCCGGCGCGATGCTGCTGGCGGGTATGATGGCGGCGGGACGCCGGCGCTGA
- a CDS encoding zinc ribbon-containing protein, translating to MSDSGRHGGDERHIHAYDRMLEHIRHLGDQAGKHARPALRHLIDAAELKMIELNELTREEAVKIGAFIQRDIEHAADYLNRPENRELIDWFRFDVGLIESRLLELFAGVADQTRLGLLALERQARLASEYHTGEITGIGTLRCAACGEELHFHATSHIPPCPRCRGTTFMRAADGEA from the coding sequence ATGAGCGACAGTGGCAGACACGGCGGCGACGAACGCCACATCCATGCGTATGACCGCATGCTGGAACACATCAGGCACCTGGGCGATCAGGCGGGGAAACATGCGCGGCCCGCGTTGCGGCACCTGATCGACGCCGCCGAGCTGAAGATGATCGAGCTCAACGAGCTGACACGCGAGGAGGCCGTGAAGATCGGCGCCTTCATCCAGCGCGATATCGAGCACGCCGCCGACTACCTCAACCGCCCGGAGAATCGCGAACTGATCGACTGGTTCAGATTCGACGTCGGCCTGATCGAATCACGCCTGCTGGAACTGTTCGCCGGCGTCGCCGACCAGACCCGGCTGGGCCTGCTCGCCCTGGAGCGACAGGCGCGCCTCGCCTCCGAGTACCATACCGGCGAGATCACCGGCATCGGCACGCTGCGGTGCGCCGCCTGCGGCGAGGAACTGCATTTCCACGCCACCAGCCATATCCCGCCGTGCCCCCGCTGCCGTGGCACAACGTTTATGCGGGCCGCGGACGGCGAGGCGTGA
- a CDS encoding leucine--tRNA ligase, with protein sequence MNQVTPRGDYVPAEFEGRVQRAWSEAGVYRAVEDPARDKYYCLSMFPYPSGRLHMGHVRNYTIGDVIARYQRMQGKNVLQPMGWDAFGLPAENAAMNNGVPPARWTYENIEYMRGQLKSLGFAIDWERELATCQPEYYRWNQWLFLRMLEQGIVYRKTGTVNWDPVDQTVLANEQVIDGRGWRTGALVEKREIPMYYMAITRYAEELLADLDTLADWPEQVRLMQRNWIGKSFGVRIGFPHTIDGGGVLWVFTTRADTLMGATYVAVAAEHPLALHAAKNDPALAAFIEECKRGGVTEAELATQEKKGMATGLTVTHPLTGEALPLWVANYVLMGYGEGAVMAVPAHDERDFEFAIMNRLPVKPVIVPESWRDSDYDLAPGVFEQRDGDPSNRDFPLFYNKSAADSLGWAYWDDRHAEHGICVNSGKYDGLDFDQAVDAIAADLAAKGLGEKKVTWRLRDWGISRQRYWGTPIPMIKCPACGDVPVPDDQLPVVLPEDLVPDGSGNPLAKSPAFLNCTCPRCGGAAQRETDTMDTFVDSSWYFLRYASFDGKTMVDRRADYWMPVDQYIGGIEHAILHLLYSRFWTKVMRDLGLTSVREPFRKLLTQGMVLNHIFFRKGAASGITYFAPDEVEVTRDEQGRIVAATAKKDGRPVEYGGIGTMSKSKKNGVDPQELVRRYGADTVRLFIIFAAPPEQTLEWSDAGVEGAARFLKRLWKLVNTHVEQEDGSAPAPLNALTDAQRGLRRQVHQAIAKVSDDLGRRYTFNTAIAAVMELVNAMSRFDDTTTAGRAVMREAVEAVVLLLAPVVPHVCEVLWESLGKEGSVVGAAWPRVDAAALVTDTLEIVVQVNGKLRGQVSVPAGADKAVIEQAALAEENVRRFIDGKAVKKVIVVPGKLVNIVV encoded by the coding sequence ATGAACCAAGTAACTCCACGCGGGGATTACGTCCCGGCGGAATTCGAGGGGCGCGTCCAGCGCGCCTGGAGCGAGGCGGGCGTGTACCGGGCGGTCGAGGATCCCGCGCGGGACAAATACTACTGCCTGTCGATGTTTCCGTACCCGAGCGGGCGCCTGCACATGGGTCATGTGCGCAACTACACCATCGGCGACGTGATCGCGCGCTATCAGCGCATGCAGGGCAAGAACGTCCTGCAGCCCATGGGATGGGACGCCTTCGGCCTGCCGGCGGAGAACGCGGCGATGAACAACGGCGTGCCGCCGGCGCGCTGGACCTACGAGAACATCGAGTACATGCGCGGCCAGCTCAAATCGCTCGGCTTCGCCATCGACTGGGAGCGCGAACTCGCCACCTGCCAGCCCGAGTACTACCGCTGGAACCAGTGGCTGTTCCTGCGCATGCTGGAGCAGGGCATCGTCTACCGCAAGACCGGTACGGTGAACTGGGACCCGGTGGACCAGACGGTGCTCGCCAACGAGCAGGTGATCGACGGCCGCGGCTGGCGCACCGGCGCGCTGGTCGAGAAGCGCGAGATCCCGATGTACTACATGGCGATCACGCGCTACGCGGAGGAGCTGCTGGCCGATCTCGACACGCTCGCCGACTGGCCGGAGCAGGTGCGCCTGATGCAGCGGAACTGGATCGGCAAGAGTTTCGGCGTGCGCATCGGCTTCCCTCACACGATCGATGGCGGCGGCGTGCTGTGGGTGTTCACCACGCGTGCCGACACGCTGATGGGGGCGACCTATGTCGCGGTGGCCGCCGAGCATCCGCTCGCGTTGCATGCGGCGAAAAACGATCCCGCGCTCGCCGCCTTCATCGAGGAGTGCAAGCGCGGCGGCGTCACCGAGGCCGAGCTCGCGACGCAGGAAAAGAAGGGCATGGCGACCGGGCTCACCGTCACCCATCCGCTCACCGGCGAGGCGCTCCCGCTGTGGGTGGCCAATTACGTGCTGATGGGTTATGGCGAAGGCGCGGTGATGGCGGTGCCGGCCCACGATGAACGCGACTTCGAATTCGCGATCATGAATCGCCTCCCTGTTAAACCCGTCATCGTTCCTGAAAGCTGGCGCGACTCCGATTATGATCTCGCCCCCGGGGTTTTCGAGCAACGCGATGGGGACCCCTCGAATCGGGATTTTCCACTCTTCTATAATAAATCGGCCGCCGATTCACTCGGCTGGGCCTACTGGGACGATCGCCATGCGGAGCACGGCATATGCGTGAATTCCGGTAAATACGACGGCCTCGATTTCGACCAGGCCGTCGACGCCATCGCCGCCGATCTCGCGGCCAAGGGGCTGGGCGAGAAGAAGGTCACCTGGCGCCTGCGGGACTGGGGCATCTCACGCCAGCGCTACTGGGGCACGCCGATCCCGATGATCAAGTGTCCCGCCTGCGGCGACGTGCCGGTGCCGGACGATCAGCTGCCGGTGGTGCTGCCCGAGGATCTGGTGCCGGACGGTTCCGGCAACCCGCTGGCGAAATCCCCAGCGTTTCTGAACTGCACTTGTCCGCGGTGCGGCGGCGCGGCGCAGCGTGAAACCGACACCATGGACACCTTCGTCGATTCGTCCTGGTACTTCCTGCGCTACGCGAGCTTCGACGGCAAGACGATGGTGGACCGGCGCGCTGATTACTGGATGCCGGTGGACCAGTACATCGGCGGCATCGAGCACGCCATCCTGCACCTGCTCTATTCGCGCTTCTGGACCAAGGTCATGCGCGATCTCGGCCTGACCTCTGTGCGCGAGCCGTTCCGCAAGCTGCTGACCCAGGGCATGGTGCTGAACCACATCTTCTTCCGCAAGGGCGCGGCCTCGGGCATCACGTATTTCGCGCCGGACGAGGTCGAGGTGACGCGCGACGAGCAGGGCCGCATCGTCGCCGCGACGGCGAAGAAGGACGGCCGGCCGGTCGAGTACGGCGGCATCGGCACCATGTCGAAGTCGAAAAAGAACGGCGTCGATCCGCAGGAGCTGGTGCGCCGCTACGGCGCCGACACGGTGCGCCTGTTCATCATCTTCGCCGCCCCGCCCGAGCAGACGCTCGAATGGTCGGACGCTGGCGTCGAGGGTGCCGCGCGCTTTCTGAAGCGCTTGTGGAAGCTGGTCAACACGCATGTCGAGCAGGAGGACGGGTCCGCTCCGGCGCCGCTGAACGCGCTCACCGATGCCCAGCGCGGCCTGCGGCGCCAAGTACACCAGGCCATCGCCAAGGTGAGCGACGACCTCGGCCGGCGCTACACCTTCAATACCGCGATCGCCGCCGTCATGGAGTTGGTCAACGCGATGAGCCGCTTCGACGATACCACCACGGCCGGTCGCGCGGTGATGCGCGAGGCAGTGGAGGCCGTGGTGCTGCTGCTGGCCCCGGTGGTGCCGCATGTCTGCGAGGTCCTGTGGGAGTCGCTGGGCAAGGAAGGTTCTGTCGTCGGCGCCGCCTGGCCACGGGTGGATGCCGCCGCCCTGGTGACGGATACGCTGGAGATCGTGGTGCAGGTCAACGGCAAGCTGCGCGGCCAGGTCAGCGTGCCCGCCGGCGCCGACAAGGCGGTGATCGAGCAGGCCGCCCTGGCGGAGGAGAACGTACGCCGTTTCATCGACGGCAAGGCGGTGAAGAAGGTGATCGTGGTGCCGGGCAAGCTGGTGAATATTGTCGTATGA
- a CDS encoding DNA polymerase III subunit delta, whose product MKLKAEQLEGHLAGALAPVYVISGDEPLLLQEACDAIRAAARAQGCAERVVFSVEPGFDWGELAQATAGMSLFAARRLIELRMPGGKPGDAGARALSEYAAHPADGDVLLISLPRADKAMQAAKWFSALERCGVLIQLWPPAPAQLPGWIAQRMRARDMQPTPAAAAALAGRVEGNLLACVQEIEKMLLLHGPGAIDEADVMDAVADSARFDVFTLVDGALAGDAARCVRVLRGLEGEGVEPVLVGWALTREIRFLAAVSQGIAQGKKPFALYQQHRVWEKRQPLLERALKRHDLGRWRVLLGCCARLDRLAKGQAAGNVWDELLQLCLLTAGVRIEALARPAMQ is encoded by the coding sequence ATGAAGCTCAAGGCGGAGCAGCTGGAGGGGCATCTCGCGGGCGCGCTGGCCCCCGTCTATGTGATCAGCGGGGACGAGCCCCTGCTCCTGCAGGAGGCCTGCGATGCGATCCGTGCCGCGGCGCGCGCGCAGGGCTGCGCCGAGCGCGTGGTGTTCAGCGTCGAGCCCGGGTTCGACTGGGGCGAACTGGCGCAGGCGACGGCCGGGATGTCCCTGTTCGCGGCACGTCGACTGATCGAACTGCGTATGCCGGGCGGAAAACCGGGTGACGCGGGCGCGCGGGCGTTGAGCGAGTATGCCGCGCATCCCGCGGACGGTGATGTGCTGCTGATCAGCCTTCCGCGTGCGGACAAGGCGATGCAGGCGGCCAAATGGTTCTCGGCGCTGGAGCGTTGCGGCGTGCTGATCCAGCTCTGGCCTCCCGCGCCGGCGCAGTTGCCCGGCTGGATCGCCCAGCGCATGCGCGCGCGCGACATGCAGCCGACGCCCGCGGCGGCGGCGGCCCTGGCCGGGCGCGTGGAGGGCAATCTGCTCGCCTGCGTGCAGGAGATCGAGAAGATGCTCCTGCTGCACGGGCCGGGCGCGATCGACGAGGCGGATGTCATGGACGCGGTGGCTGACAGCGCCCGCTTCGATGTCTTCACCCTGGTCGACGGCGCCCTCGCGGGCGATGCCGCGCGCTGCGTGCGCGTCCTGCGCGGACTGGAAGGGGAGGGCGTGGAGCCGGTCCTGGTCGGCTGGGCGCTGACGCGCGAAATCCGGTTCCTGGCCGCCGTGTCACAGGGGATCGCGCAGGGCAAGAAGCCCTTTGCCCTGTACCAGCAGCACCGTGTGTGGGAGAAGCGCCAGCCCCTGCTGGAGCGCGCGCTGAAACGCCATGATCTGGGGCGCTGGCGCGTACTGCTGGGGTGCTGCGCGCGCCTGGATCGCCTGGCCAAGGGGCAGGCGGCGGGCAATGTATGGGATGAATTGCTACAATTATGCCTACTTACCGCAGGGGTACGAATCGAGGCGCTGGCACGGCCGGCGATGCAGTGA
- a CDS encoding glutamate-5-semialdehyde dehydrogenase: MDIQAYMTAVGRRARAAARAMARAGTAEKNRALAAIAAAINRARADIVRANAADLEAGRAAGLDAALLDRLTLDDRRVDAIIDGLHQVMALADPIGEISHMAYRPSGIRVGRMRVPLGVIGIIYESRPNVTADAAALCLKAGNAAILRGGSEALRSNQALAACIRAGLAEANLPADAVQVIEVADRAAVGELLRMKEYVDIIVPRGGQGLIDRVMRESLVPVIKHYHGICHVYIDDRADLNKAIKVAFNAKTQRYGTCNTMETLLVAQGVAAQALPPLARLYREKGVELRGCAATRAILPDIAAATEADWITEYLAPILSIRVVAGLDEAMEHIFRYGSGHTDAILTEDIGRAQRFLREVDSSSVMVNASTRFADGYEYGLGAEIGISTDKLHARGPVGLEGLTSQKYVVIGDGHVRT, translated from the coding sequence ATGGACATCCAGGCATACATGACCGCAGTCGGCCGCCGCGCGCGTGCGGCGGCGCGCGCCATGGCGCGCGCCGGCACGGCGGAGAAGAATCGCGCGCTGGCGGCGATCGCCGCGGCCATAAACCGCGCGCGCGCCGACATCGTCCGTGCCAATGCCGCCGACCTCGAGGCGGGACGCGCGGCCGGGCTGGATGCGGCGCTGCTCGACCGCCTGACCCTGGACGACAGGCGCGTCGATGCCATCATCGACGGCCTGCATCAGGTCATGGCGCTGGCCGACCCGATCGGCGAGATCAGCCATATGGCCTATCGCCCCTCCGGGATCCGGGTCGGGCGCATGCGCGTCCCGCTGGGGGTGATCGGCATCATCTACGAATCGCGGCCGAACGTCACCGCGGATGCCGCCGCGCTGTGCCTGAAAGCGGGCAACGCGGCCATCCTGCGCGGCGGCTCCGAGGCCTTGCGCTCCAACCAGGCGCTCGCCGCCTGCATCCGCGCCGGTCTGGCCGAGGCCAATCTCCCCGCCGATGCGGTGCAGGTCATCGAGGTCGCCGACCGCGCGGCGGTAGGCGAGCTGCTGCGCATGAAGGAGTATGTCGACATCATCGTTCCGCGCGGCGGGCAGGGCCTGATCGACCGCGTGATGCGCGAATCGCTGGTCCCCGTCATCAAGCATTATCACGGCATCTGCCATGTCTATATCGACGACCGCGCCGACCTCAACAAGGCGATCAAGGTGGCCTTCAACGCCAAGACCCAGCGCTACGGCACCTGCAACACGATGGAGACCCTGCTGGTCGCGCAGGGCGTCGCCGCCCAGGCGCTGCCGCCGCTCGCGCGCCTGTACCGGGAGAAGGGTGTCGAGCTGCGCGGCTGCGCCGCGACGCGTGCGATCCTGCCCGATATCGCCGCGGCGACGGAGGCGGACTGGATCACCGAATACCTGGCGCCGATCCTTTCGATCCGCGTCGTGGCCGGCCTGGACGAGGCGATGGAGCACATCTTCCGCTACGGTTCCGGCCATACCGACGCCATCCTGACCGAGGACATCGGGCGCGCGCAGCGTTTCCTGCGCGAGGTCGATTCGAGCTCGGTGATGGTGAATGCCTCGACCCGTTTCGCCGACGGCTACGAATACGGGCTGGGCGCCGAGATCGGCATCAGCACCGACAAGCTGCACGCGCGCGGCCCGGTCGGGCTTGAGGGGCTCACCTCGCAGAAGTACGTCGTTATCGGCGATGGCCATGTGCGGACCTAG
- the nadD gene encoding nicotinate-nucleotide adenylyltransferase, with the protein MIGILGGTFDPVHLAHLRCALEVQQALRLAEVRFVPCGQPPHRPAPAADPAQRLAMLRLALEGQTGFAIDERELRRAGPSYMVDTLASLREELPEQPLCLILGIDAFVQLNTWHRWERLIGLAHLAVMTRPGPQAGPGGAVAALLQRHRVDDPGVLHETPAGHIILCPVTRLEISATRIRALLAQGADARYLTPDGVLEYIRRTGLYREAHIMEAGQ; encoded by the coding sequence ATGATCGGCATCCTCGGCGGCACCTTCGATCCCGTTCATCTCGCGCATCTGCGCTGTGCCCTGGAAGTGCAGCAGGCCTTGCGCCTGGCGGAGGTCCGGTTCGTGCCGTGCGGCCAGCCGCCGCATCGCCCCGCGCCGGCAGCGGACCCTGCGCAGCGGCTCGCGATGCTGCGGCTCGCGCTGGAGGGGCAGACCGGTTTTGCGATCGACGAGCGTGAACTCAGGCGGGCGGGTCCGTCCTATATGGTCGATACCCTGGCATCGCTGCGTGAAGAGCTGCCCGAACAGCCCTTGTGCCTGATTCTCGGCATCGACGCCTTTGTCCAGTTGAACACCTGGCACCGCTGGGAACGGCTGATCGGGCTGGCGCACCTCGCGGTGATGACGCGGCCCGGGCCACAGGCCGGGCCGGGCGGCGCGGTGGCCGCGCTGCTGCAACGGCATCGGGTCGATGACCCCGGGGTGCTGCACGAAACCCCGGCGGGACACATAATTCTCTGCCCGGTTACCCGCCTGGAGATCTCGGCGACCCGCATTCGCGCGCTGCTGGCGCAGGGCGCGGATGCGCGCTATCTCACGCCCGACGGCGTGCTGGAGTACATTCGCCGGACGGGTCTGTACCGCGAGGCACACATCATGGAGGCCGGACAATGA
- the rsfS gene encoding ribosome silencing factor, translated as MTPEQLKDIAVAALEDIKAVDIRVLNVSGMTGVTDFMIVAGGTSARHVRSLVDSVVVKAKASGVAPLGVEGEQHGQWALVDLGDVVVHVMLPEMRDFYQLEKLWSFDAREKRV; from the coding sequence ATGACGCCGGAACAACTGAAAGACATCGCGGTGGCCGCGCTGGAGGATATCAAGGCGGTGGATATCCGCGTCCTCAACGTCAGCGGCATGACCGGCGTCACCGATTTCATGATCGTGGCGGGGGGCACCTCGGCGCGTCATGTGCGTTCGCTGGTGGACTCCGTGGTGGTCAAGGCGAAGGCGAGCGGCGTGGCGCCGCTCGGCGTCGAGGGGGAACAGCACGGCCAGTGGGCACTGGTCGATCTGGGTGATGTGGTGGTGCACGTCATGCTGCCCGAGATGCGCGATTTCTATCAGCTGGAAAAGCTGTGGAGCTTCGACGCCCGGGAAAAACGGGTCTGA